A genomic region of Pelodiscus sinensis isolate JC-2024 chromosome 1, ASM4963464v1, whole genome shotgun sequence contains the following coding sequences:
- the LOC112546553 gene encoding olfactory receptor 52E2-like — MAGPSTIPVLLGNIIILYVVKTEPSLHEPMYYFLCMLAFTDLVVSTSILPKSLSIFWFNSREIKFNACLAQMYFIHGFFMVESGIFVAMAFDRYVAICHPLRHSTILTNTVVARIGLAMLLRGCIIVLPSILLARQWPYCKTNIIANTYCENMAVVKLACADISVNIYYGLFVVFFVTGLDVSFITVSYIQILRAILNLPTKKTRLKTFGTCGSHLCAILAFYIPRLFSFLTHQFGQYVPLYFQVLTSNMYLVLPPMLNPIIYRKSDDQAMPHLMNPSGNEASALRPSP; from the exons atggcaggtccaAGTACCATCCCAG TTCTCCTGGGGAACATCATCATCCTATATGTCGTGAAGACAGagccaagcctccatgagcccatgtactatttcctctgcatgctggccttCACCGACCTGGTTGTTTCCACATCCATTCTGCCCAAAtcactgagcatcttctggttcaattccagggagatcaaaTTCAATGCCTGCCTCGCCCAGATGTACTTCATTCATGGCTTCTTCATGGTTGAGTCGGGGATCTTTGTGGCCATGGCatttgatcgctacgtggccatctgccatcccctgagacattccaccatcctgacaaacaccgtggtggccaggattggaCTGGCCATGTTGCTACGTGGCTGCATAATTGTGCTGCCCTCTATCCTACTGGCCAGACAGTGGCCTTATTGCAAAACCAATATCATTGCCAACACGTACTGCGAGAATATggccgtggtgaagctggcctgcgcCGACATCAGTGTTAATATTTACTATGGCCTGTTTGTGGTTTTCTTTGTGACTGGCCTGGATGTGTCTTTTATTACCGTGTCCTACATCCAGATCCTGAGGGCCATTCTCAACCTCCCCACAAAGAAGACCCGGCTCAAGACCTTTGGGACGTGCGGCTCCCACCTCTGCGCCAtcttagccttttacatcccacgtctcttctccttcctcacgcACCAGTTCGGCCAGTATGTGCCCCTGTATTTCCAAGTTCTCACTTCCAACATGTACCTCGTGCTtccccccatgctgaaccccatcatctacagg aagtctgatgatcaAGCAATGCCTCACTTAATGAATCCTAGTGGGAATGAG gcatCTGCACTGCGACCATCTCCGTAG
- the LOC142831028 gene encoding olfactory receptor 52R1-like — translation MLAITDLIVSTSILPKTLSIFWFNSREIEFNACLTQMHLIHGFFMVESGIFVAMAFDRYVAICHPLRHSTILTKTVVAKIGLAMLLRGCIIVLPSILLARQWPYCRTNVVANTYCEHLAVVKLACADISVSISYGLFVVFFVTGLDVAFITVSYIQILRAISSLPTKKTRLKTFGTCGSHLCAIVVFYIPRLFSFLRHQLGENMPLYFQVLISNMYFVMPPMLNPVIYGVDGGHLHCDHQPRTRAHTGSQQNL, via the coding sequence atgctggccatcactGACCTGATCGTGTCCACGTCCATCCtgcccaaaacactgagcatcttctggttcaactCTAGAGAGATCGAAttcaatgcctgcctcacccagatgcaTCTTATTCATGGCTTCTTCATGGTTGAGTcggggatcttcgtggccatggcatTTGATCGCTACGtagccatctgccatcccctgagacattccaccatcctgacaaagaCCGTGGTGGCCAAGATCGGTCTGGCCATGTTGCTGCGTGGCTGCATAATCGTGCTGCCCTCTATCCTACTGGCCAGGCAGTGGCCTTATTGCAGAACCAATGTTGTGGCCAACACGTACTGTGAGCACTTggccgtggtgaagctggcctgcgcCGACATCAGCGTCAGTATTTCCTACGGCCTCTTTGTGGTTTTCTTTGTGACTGGCCTGGATGTGGCTTTTATCACCGTGTCCTACATCCAGATCCTGAGGGCCATTTCCAGCCTCCCCACAAAGAAGACACGGCTCAAGACCTTTGGGACGTGCGGCTCCCACCTCTGCGCCATCGTAGTCTTTTACATCCCacgtctcttctccttcctcagaCACCAGCTTGGAGAAAACATGCCCCTGTATTTCCAAGTTCTCATTTCCAATATGTATTTTGTGAtgccccccatgctaaaccccGTCATCTACGGG